A region from the Campylobacter subantarcticus LMG 24377 genome encodes:
- the icmH gene encoding type IVB secretion system protein IcmH/DotU has protein sequence MQKEVQFKEKSLLLESDLKGLEINKVVDNCLEILLLVYRLSKVHSLDAVYIENLKEKLVNEILVWSSKLSTFKEYNEKDIIKLRYCLCVFIDESLMKNDLFINSSWANHTLTVRLFDETLGGDNFYDIALSWLSNPSKNKDFLEFIYVCLILGYKGKYSHEKDVEEKIIYLCNNIASALTPLINLTDKTAFEKAYSGANKENFWQYFQRRFMKFALVIMPIGCILIFFIFAIFDLQTHNTKIDSNVSSLIENIKKL, from the coding sequence ATGCAAAAAGAAGTGCAATTTAAAGAAAAATCTTTACTATTAGAAAGTGATTTGAAGGGTTTAGAGATTAACAAGGTTGTTGATAATTGCTTGGAAATTCTTTTGCTTGTTTATAGATTATCTAAGGTTCATTCTTTAGATGCTGTTTATATAGAAAATCTTAAAGAAAAGCTTGTAAATGAAATTTTGGTTTGGAGTTCAAAGTTAAGTACTTTTAAAGAATATAATGAAAAAGATATTATAAAATTAAGATATTGTTTATGTGTATTTATAGATGAAAGCTTAATGAAAAATGATTTATTTATTAATAGCTCGTGGGCAAATCATACCTTAACGGTTAGATTGTTTGATGAGACTTTAGGTGGCGATAATTTTTACGATATAGCGCTTTCTTGGTTATCTAATCCATCTAAAAACAAAGATTTTCTAGAATTTATATACGTGTGTTTGATTTTGGGATATAAGGGAAAGTATTCTCATGAAAAGGATGTCGAAGAAAAAATTATTTATCTTTGTAATAATATAGCATCAGCGTTAACTCCGCTTATAAATTTAACAGATAAAACAGCTTTTGAAAAAGCTTATAGCGGTGCAAATAAGGAGAATTTTTGGCAATATTTTCAACGCAGATTTATGAAATTTGCGTTAGTTATTATGCCTATAGGGTGTATTTTGATTTTTTTTATTTTTGCTATTTTTGATTTGCAAACTCACAATACCAAAATAGACTCTAACGTTAGTAGTTTGATTGAAAATATAAAAAAGTTATAA
- the tssK gene encoding type VI secretion system baseplate subunit TssK, with protein MADKLKVAWFNGLNIDKIHFEQQERYFERNINLKTISIFNNLHGIIDLEFSNEMLMQGKIALKRISGIAKDGSIFNAPEQDDLPEPLEINYDSLANSIIVVKIPMGLSSIADISLHNNIPNSKYISLRSVVASRIYDDSTNDALKHIDLEDEFEDNNVTFSQEKMNITLASLRLKLGFLGSKTPDEFEIPIAKIKSIDLNKKIDLDENFIPTCLDLSKSSYIRSFLEEISHSIKQHKEVLSEVFKGIDQTKNTLDFSTYLSLNLLKKWHLIFSYIINKDKIHPEVLYEKLIDFQGDLNAFCTENSFTDFIAYNHDNLTNTFLPLTNQLRILFAKITSPKYTMAQVIDNGNGFYDLLFDNPTIIEEAELFLAVNADVNHEYLLYNFKTQSKIYTQSRIKNIVATQLRGINIEQISNIPSSIPYLNGYIYYKIDKKDEIFQHFKNESVISLYLTTNIKNPDIKMWAVF; from the coding sequence ATGGCGGATAAATTAAAAGTAGCTTGGTTTAATGGGCTTAATATCGATAAAATTCACTTTGAACAACAGGAGCGATATTTTGAACGAAATATTAATCTTAAAACAATTTCAATCTTTAACAACTTGCATGGGATAATTGATTTAGAATTTTCCAATGAAATGCTAATGCAAGGAAAAATAGCACTCAAAAGAATTTCAGGAATTGCTAAAGATGGTAGCATTTTTAATGCTCCAGAGCAAGACGATCTTCCAGAGCCTTTAGAAATAAATTATGATTCTTTGGCAAATTCTATTATTGTTGTAAAAATTCCTATGGGGTTGTCTTCTATAGCGGATATTTCTTTACACAACAACATACCTAATTCAAAATATATTAGCTTAAGAAGTGTTGTGGCTTCAAGGATATATGATGATAGCACTAATGATGCTTTAAAGCATATTGATTTAGAAGATGAATTTGAAGATAATAATGTTACCTTTTCACAAGAAAAAATGAATATTACCTTGGCAAGTTTAAGACTGAAGTTGGGATTTTTAGGTAGTAAAACTCCAGATGAGTTTGAAATTCCAATAGCAAAAATAAAAAGTATTGATTTAAATAAAAAAATAGACTTGGATGAAAATTTTATACCTACTTGTTTAGATCTAAGCAAATCTTCATATATTAGGTCGTTTTTAGAGGAGATTTCTCATTCTATTAAACAGCATAAAGAGGTGCTTTCTGAAGTTTTTAAAGGTATAGATCAAACTAAAAATACATTAGATTTTAGTACTTATTTGTCGCTTAATCTTTTGAAAAAGTGGCATTTGATTTTTTCATATATAATCAATAAGGATAAAATACATCCTGAAGTTTTATATGAAAAACTAATTGATTTTCAAGGTGATCTAAATGCTTTTTGTACTGAAAATTCTTTTACTGATTTTATAGCATACAATCATGATAATTTAACCAATACATTTTTACCGCTTACTAATCAGCTTAGAATTTTGTTTGCAAAAATAACTTCTCCAAAATATACTATGGCTCAGGTGATTGACAATGGCAATGGGTTTTATGATTTGTTGTTTGATAACCCTACGATTATCGAAGAGGCTGAATTATTTTTAGCTGTTAATGCAGATGTAAACCATGAGTATTTATTGTATAATTTTAAAACCCAAAGTAAAATTTACACGCAAAGTAGAATAAAAAACATAGTAGCAACACAATTACGAGGAATTAACATAGAGCAAATTTCTAACATTCCTTCTTCTATACCATATTTAAATGGCTATATTTATTATAAGATAGACAAGAAAGATGAAATATTTCAACACTTTAAAAATGAGAGTGTTATTAGCTTATACTTGACAACAAATATTAAAAATCCTGATATAAAAATGTGGGCTGTATTTTAA
- the tssJ gene encoding type VI secretion system lipoprotein TssJ, which produces MRQKLIILFIGMFLSACSSVVSVKIDNVKNSNLNNRNDDVPLTVIVYQLKNINKFIKASDLELITREDAVLGKDKIDSIRLQIAPRDNVIAFKVVDEEVPYIGILVLFANKTKKITKIWAKTDDANGFGTKKTLKFEITKNGIRNI; this is translated from the coding sequence ATGAGACAAAAATTAATTATATTGTTTATTGGAATGTTTTTAAGTGCTTGTTCTAGTGTTGTTAGTGTAAAAATTGATAATGTAAAAAATTCTAATTTAAACAACAGAAATGATGATGTTCCTTTGACTGTTATTGTATATCAGTTAAAAAATATAAATAAATTTATCAAGGCTAGTGATTTAGAGTTAATCACTAGAGAAGATGCTGTACTTGGAAAAGATAAAATTGATTCAATTAGATTGCAGATTGCGCCTAGAGACAATGTGATAGCATTTAAAGTTGTAGATGAAGAGGTGCCATATATTGGTATTTTGGTTTTGTTTGCAAATAAAACCAAAAAAATAACAAAAATTTGGGCAAAAACAGATGATGCTAATGGGTTTGGAACCAAAAAAACACTAAAATTTGAAATAACAAAAAATGGTATTAGGAATATTTAA